Within the Kiloniellales bacterium genome, the region GACCACGGCGAGGCCGTCGTCGTCGCCGATGACGAGGCTGCCCGGCTGCACGGTCACGCCGCCGAAGACGACGGTGCCGTTGATCTCGCCGCCCTCCTGGCGGTGCGGCCCACGCGCCATGGTCCAGCGGCAGAACACCGGAATGTCGTGCCAGCGGCGCAGGTTCGCGGGATCTCGGACCGCGCCGTCAACCACGATGCCGCGGAAACCGGCGGTGCGCGCGGCGCTGGTGACGATCTCGCCGACCATCGCCGTATCCCGGCGGCCGCCCGCCGCGATCACCATGACGGCCCCCGGCCAGCCCCGGGTCAGCGCGTGATGCACCGCCGAGATGTCGGCCGGCGGCGCCTCGACGGTCAGGGCCTGTCCGGCGAAGGCGACGCCCTGTGGCAGCGCGCGGATGTCCGGGTCGACGAAGGCGGCGCCGTCGGTGTCGTCGACGAGGATCGTGGTCGGGATCTTGGCCCAGGCGGCCAGTTCGGTTGGCGACAGGCGCTCGAAGGCGGGCTCGTGGACGACGACGGGCATGGCGGTCTATCCGAGGTTGGCGGTGCGGAGCGGAGCGGTCCGCGCGGCGGCGTCCAGCAGGCGATCGAGGTCGAGATGACTCTCCAGGTGATCGGCCAGGCGGTCGAGCGTGCCTTCGACCAGGGCGTCGTAGGCCGGGCCGCTGTGGGCACGAACTTTGATCCGTGCGAGGAAGGCCCGCCGGAAGCTGTCGGACGTGAAAAGTCCATGCAGGTAGCAGCCGGCGACCTTGCCGTCGGCCGAGACGGCGCCCTCGTCCTGACCGGCAAGGCGCAGCAGAGGCCGCGCGCGGCCCGGCCCTTCCGTCCTGCCGATGTGAATCTCGTAGCCTTGGACGGACTCGCCGCTCGCCAACTCGACCCCGCGCGACTCGACCAGCCTCTTGTCGCCGCCGAGCACCGTGTCGGTCTCGAGCAGGCCCAGGCCCTCGGCCTCGCCCGGCGGACCCTCGATGCCGTCGGGATCGGCGATGCGGCGGCCGAGCATCTGGTAGCCGCCGCACAGGCCGAGCAGCCAGCCGCCGCGGCGGAGATGGGCGGCGATGTCCTGATCCCAGGCCTGTTTCCGAAGGAAGGCGAGGTCGGACAGGGTCGCCTTCGACCCGGGCAGGATCACCAGGTCGGCGTCGCCCGGCAGCGCGCGGCCGGGCTCGACGAAGTCGACCGCGACCTCGGGCTCTGCCATCAGAGGATCGAGGTCGTCGAAGTTGGCGATGCGCGACAGCACCGGCACGGCGATCCTGATCGCGCCCGCGCCCGGCGCCTCGGGGTTCTGCACGGCGAGCGCGTCCTCGGCGGGCAGGGCGCGCGCCTCGGCGAAGTAGGGCACCACGCCAAAGGCCTCGAGGCCGGTCTCGCGGCCGATGATGGCGAGGCCGGAGTCGAACAGGCTGACGTCGCCGCGGAACCGGTTGATCACGTAGCCCGCCAGCAGCGCCCTCTCGGCCGGCGTCAGCAGGCGGTGCGTGCCGACCAGACTGGCGATCACGCCGCCCCGGTCGATGTCGCCGACCAGCACGACCGGCGCCCCAGCGGCCAGCGCGAAGCCCATGTTGGCGATGTCGCCCGCCCGCAGGTTGACCTCCGCCGCGCTGCCGGCGCCCTCGACCAGCATCAGGTCGGCCTCGCCGGACAGGCGTTCGTAGGATTCGAGCACGCGGGGCAGAAGCGTGGGCTTCAGTTGCTGATAGTCGTGCGCCTTGGCGGCGCCGACCACCCGGCCCTGGACCACGACCTGCGCACCCACCTCGCTCTGCGGCTTGAGCAGCACCGGGTTCATATCAACCACGGGGGCGACCCCCGCGGCGCGGGCCTGCAGCGCCTGGGCCCGGCCGATCTCGCCGCCGTCGACCGTCACCGCCGCGTTGTTCGACATGTTCTGCGGCTTGAAGGGGCGCACCCGGAGTCCTCGCCGCGTGAAGGCGCGGCAAAGACCCGCGACCAGGAGCGACTTGCCGACGTCGGAGCCGGTGCCTTGCAGCATGAGAGCGGGGACCGCGCTCAAAACTCTATCCCCTTCTGCGCCTTAACATTCTGCTCACGGAAGGGATGCTTGACCAGGGCCATCTCGGTTACCAGGTCGGCGGCCTCGATCAGGGGCTCCTTGGCGTTGCGTCCGGTGACCACGACGTGCAGGTCCTCGGGACGGTCGGCGAGGAAGCCGACGACTTCGTCGAGCGGCAGGTAGTCGTAGCGCAGCACGATGTTGAGCTCGTCGAGCAGGATAAGGTCGTAGCGCGGTTTGGGCCCGCGGCAGGCCTCGATCATCTCCTTGGATTTCTCCCAGGCCGCCTGCGCCGCTCGGATGTCGCGGGCACGGTCCTGGGTGTCCCAGGTGAAGCCCTCGCCCATGGTATGGATCTCGACCTGCTCGGGGAAGCGCTCGAGGACGTGGCGTTCGCCGGTCTCCCACTTGCCCTTCACGAACTGCACCACGCCGACCCGCATGCCGTTGCCGATGGCGCGGAACACCAGGCCGAAGGCCGCGGTCGACTTGCCCTTGCCCTTGCCCGTGTGGACGATCAGCAGGCCTTTCTCCTTGGTCTTGTCGGCCAGCATCTTGTCGCGCGCGGCCTTGCGCTTGCGCGCCTTCTCGTTGGCCCGGGCGTTGATCTCGTCTTGGCCCATCTCACTTCGAGCCGTCTTCTCGGTCATGATGCCTCCTCCAGCGCCTTTTCGGCCCAGCCGGTGAGGCGCGCGTGAGCCGAGTTGGAGCGCGGCGCCCAGAGGCCTCGCGCCTGGGCCTCGAGCAGGCGCTCGGCCATCTCCTTCAGCGCCGCCGGGTTGTTCTCTTCAAGGAAGTCGCGCACCGCCTCGTCTTCCAGGTAGGCCTCGTAGACCAGGTCGAAGTGGTGATCGGCGACGGCCCGCGCCGTGGCGGCGAAGGCGAAGAGGTAGTCGACGGTCGCCGCCATCTCGAAGGCGCCCTTGTAGCCGTGGCGCATGACGCCTTGGATCCATTTCGGATTGACCACGCGGGCGCGGACGACCCGGGCGACCTCCTCCTCCAGCGTGCGGATCTTCGGACTTTCGGGGCGCGAATGGTCGTTGTGATAGACCGCCGGCTGATGCCCGGAGAGATGTCGGACCGCCGCCGTCAGCCCGCCCTCGAACTGATAGTAGTCGTCGGAGTCGAGCAGGTCGTGCTCGCGGTTGTCCTGGTTGTGCAACACCGCCTGGACTTCCGAGAGCCGCGCCTCAAAGAGGCCCTGTTCCGGCGCGCCCGCCGCCCCGGCACCGTAGGCGTAGCCGCCCCAGGCGAGATAGGCGCGGGCCAGGTCCGCCTCGCTTTCCCAGCCGCGCTCGTCGATCAGGGCCTGGAGGCCCGCGCCGTAGGCGCCCGGCTTGGAGCCGAAGACGCGGAAGGCCGCGCGGCGGGCCGCGGTTTTCTCGTCGTACCCGCTCGCTTCCAGCGTCGCCCGGTCCGCGCGTACG harbors:
- a CDS encoding RraA family protein; the protein is MPVVVHEPAFERLSPTELAAWAKIPTTILVDDTDGAAFVDPDIRALPQGVAFAGQALTVEAPPADISAVHHALTRGWPGAVMVIAAGGRRDTAMVGEIVTSAARTAGFRGIVVDGAVRDPANLRRWHDIPVFCRWTMARGPHRQEGGEINGTVVFGGVTVQPGSLVIGDDDGLAVVPLAGREALLAKCQAHAAFEEEALARVAAGETTVAVFDVPPPDKIGSK
- a CDS encoding cobyric acid synthase, which encodes MLQGTGSDVGKSLLVAGLCRAFTRRGLRVRPFKPQNMSNNAAVTVDGGEIGRAQALQARAAGVAPVVDMNPVLLKPQSEVGAQVVVQGRVVGAAKAHDYQQLKPTLLPRVLESYERLSGEADLMLVEGAGSAAEVNLRAGDIANMGFALAAGAPVVLVGDIDRGGVIASLVGTHRLLTPAERALLAGYVINRFRGDVSLFDSGLAIIGRETGLEAFGVVPYFAEARALPAEDALAVQNPEAPGAGAIRIAVPVLSRIANFDDLDPLMAEPEVAVDFVEPGRALPGDADLVILPGSKATLSDLAFLRKQAWDQDIAAHLRRGGWLLGLCGGYQMLGRRIADPDGIEGPPGEAEGLGLLETDTVLGGDKRLVESRGVELASGESVQGYEIHIGRTEGPGRARPLLRLAGQDEGAVSADGKVAGCYLHGLFTSDSFRRAFLARIKVRAHSGPAYDALVEGTLDRLADHLESHLDLDRLLDAAARTAPLRTANLG
- the cobO gene encoding cob(I)yrinic acid a,c-diamide adenosyltransferase is translated as MGQDEINARANEKARKRKAARDKMLADKTKEKGLLIVHTGKGKGKSTAAFGLVFRAIGNGMRVGVVQFVKGKWETGERHVLERFPEQVEIHTMGEGFTWDTQDRARDIRAAQAAWEKSKEMIEACRGPKPRYDLILLDELNIVLRYDYLPLDEVVGFLADRPEDLHVVVTGRNAKEPLIEAADLVTEMALVKHPFREQNVKAQKGIEF